Within the Streptomyces sp. NBC_00353 genome, the region CCACTCGACCAGGCCCTGCTGCAGGAGCCGGGACTCCTCCTCGGTCAGCGCCAGCTGCTCCGCCGTCTGAAAGCGAGTCCTCACCCGTCCACCCTTCCGGTCCCGCGCCCGCCCCGGTCGTTGTCCGTACGCGGAGACGGGCGGGCCATGAACACTTCCGGGGCACGACGCTAGCGATCCGCCCCGGACCCGTCTTGGGCCCCAGGACTCAGGCGGGGACCCAAGCTCGGCGACGAGGCCGATCCGTCGTCAGTCCCTCGGGCTCTTCCCGTAGTAGGGCTTGACCGTCCTGGCCAGCTTCCGCTGGATCGACCGCAGCATCATGATGGTCGGCTCGTCACCGAGTCCCGTGGTCGTCCGCCATTCGACGCCGGTGCCGGCGAGGTCGCTGACGAACACGATCTCCACGGCCAGCAGGGTCCGCGCCCAGTCCACCGGGGCGAGCGGGGCGTCGTCGGCGAGTGCAGCCCGCAGCCTGCCGCACCGGTCGACCAGGTCCTGCTCGTCCGCGAAGCCCATGCCGACGGCGAGCTGGTCGCTGCAGTGAGCCGGGCCGCCCCATTCCAGGAGCGCCCGCCGCAGGAGTCCGGTCTCGGCCGCCGTGAGCAGTTCGCTCGCCGCCACTTCGCCTGCCGACATCAGTTCAGCCCTTCCCAGTACTCTTCGAGCTTCGCCGGGTCCCGCCGGAAGATGGTTCCGCCGTCCGGGCTCATTGGATCGTGGATCACGATGGTCGTGCCGTCCTTGCCGAGGAACGCCTTCCGGCCGCTGCCCAGGTCCTTGGTCCGCGACGGATTCTTGATCACGTCCTTGGCGAGTTCGGCGAGATCGTCGGTCGACAGCCCGGGGAAGTCGCCCGCGTGCTTGCTGTCCGCGTGCCCCTTGGCGATGTCGTCGGCATCCTCGAGGCGTTCCTCGTCGGTGCACCACGAGTTGTTGTGCACCAGGACGGGGGCGCCGCCTGCCAGCACATAGTACGTATGGATGCCGTTGACGGTCAGGTCGTACGTGGTCTGCCGCTGGGTGTACCGGACGACGGCCGAGACGGCGAGCACGGAACCGTCCGCGGTCCGCAACTCCGTACCGGGCGTGATGTCGTCCGCATCCACCCACTGCCGCCGGCCGACCGCCCAGAACGGGTGCGTGCCGGTCGCGGTGATCACCGCAGGCCCGCCGGTGGTCCGGAACGTCAGCCGGGTGAAGTCCTTGTCGTCGTACGTCGTGATCGTGCGCTCGACGCGTCGGCCCTGGGTGCGGTCGCTGTACGGGTCGGTGGCCCGGACCCGGTCGCCGGTCCGCACCGATTCGATGGGGACGCTCCGCCCGTCGGCGAGCAGCACCTGTGTTCCCGGCAGGAAGCTGTGCTTGACCTTGCAGTTCGGGTTCTCGTCGGGCTTCTTCTCGTCGGGCTTGTCGTCCTTCTTCGGCGGGTCCCTCTTCGCGTCGTCGAGCTTCTTCCGGGCGTCCTCGAGCTTCTTCTCGGCTTCCTTGACCTTCTTGCGGTTCTTGACCAGTCCCTTGAGGGCGTCGTAGAGGTCGCCACCGTGCTTCTTCAAGCTCTTGATGAGCTTGTAGGCCTTCTTCCACTTCCACGGGGCGCCGTACTTCGCGCCCAGCTTCCCGACGGCACCCCCGATCAGGCTGAGCAGGACGTTGATCAGGGTTTCCGTGCAGGCGCCCATGTCGCCCTTGGTGATGCAGTTCAGCGCGTCGGTGATCCCGAGCTCGTCGGCGAGGATCTTCGCGAGTTCCTTCGCGGCCTCCTTCGCCTTGTCCGAGTTGGACGTCTCTTCCTTCTGGGCGTCCTGGAGCTCTTTCAGCGCCTTGTCGTAGTCGACCTGCGCCGGCGTCCTCGGCGTACCGTCGTCGTTGCGGTCCGACGCCGGATCCCCGGTGCCGGGCTTGCCCGAACCGCCGTCCCGGGCCTCGGTGTTCCCGTCACCACCGCAGTTCCCGCCGCCTCCGATCCGGCAGACCTGCGCACCGATCTTCACGGTGAGCTCCGCACCGATCCCCGTCGCCACCAGAGCGCCGACGATCGCCACGACCACCAGGACCAGGCCCAGGTACTCCAAGGCCCCCTGCCCCCGATCGCGCCGGCGGCGCAGACCCAGCAACCGGACGTCCGTACGCGGCCGGGAACCTTGTGACCACCGTCGGATCCGACGACGCAACTCCCCCAGATGTGACATGTTTTCGACGCTAACGAGCGTGCGGTGCACCCGTCTTGGGTCCTCGGACCCCAATGAGCACCCACCTGCAACCCGCCCATCGGGAGGCGAGTCCCCCGGCCGACCGGGCGGGCCGCCCGGGCCCACGTCCAACCACCCGATCACCCGTCACCCCGCGCCTCCGTCACCGGACTTGGGCCCGAACTTGGGGCCAAGGGCCCAGGTCATCCGGTCCGCCCGCCCGTACGCTCACGCCACACCCGAGGTTCGGCAGCGGGGCGGGCAGGCAGTGCGAGTCAGTGGCGGAGGGGAAGACCGTGAGAAGTGGCGGCGGCTGGAGAAGCGGAAGCGGGGGCCACATACCGCGGGAGCGCGGCGGAGGTGTGTTCTTTCCCCTGACGCGCAGTTGGGCCGTCGGCGCCCTCGTCTACGTCTTCGCCGGGATCCTGGTGACGCGTGGGCTCGTCGAGACGCTCGCCACCGATGAGCGGCTCCAGGTCTTCACCTGGCGGCTGGCGCTCCTGCATGTGCCCAGCGTCATCACCACCCTGCTCACCACCCTGGCCGCCGCCCGCGTCCTGCCCGACGAGCAGCGCGAGTCACGTCTCCTGTATCTGCTCGCCACCTTGGGTGTTCCGGTCGTCGGGCTCGCGTACGGCCTCTACGTCTCGTGGCATGTCGTCGGCGTCGAGGGTGTGCTGATGCCGGTGGTGGTGCTGGTCACCGGCTCTGCCGTGGGGCTGGCCGTCGACCGGCTGCTGGAGGCCGACGAGACGGAGCCCGCCGCGCCGAACTCGTACACCTGGCGCGACAGCGGTGCCACCGCCATGGAGTACCTGGGGGTGATCGTCCTCGTCGTCACCTTGATCGGCGCGATGGCGATGGCGGGTGTCGGCGGGCAGATCGGCGACCGGATCCGGTGTGCGATCAGTTCGATGGGCGGCGGCAGTGCCGGATGCACGACGGGCGGCGGGGACCCGACCGCGAAGCCGAAGACCGATGCCGACTACGAGCCCAAGCTGTGCCAGGTCTCCAGCGTTTCCGACACCGTCGGCGACAAGGTGAAGATCGGCTGGTTCGAGTGGGGCAACGAGTACGGCTTCCAGCAGAAGGTCAGCCAGGCCAAGACGGATGTGAACGAGGACGGCAAGGTCGACGAGAACGACAAGCTGGTCTACATGACGTTCACGGACGCCGCGTCCGTCGGCGCCAGCGGCAGTACGCCCGGCGTCAAGCTCGGCAAGCTCGGCAAGGCGGATGTCGACGTCGGCGGCGGCGTCAAGATCACCAACGGTGACACCTGGGTCTTCAAGAGCGAGGAGGACGCCAAGAAGATGCGGGACGACATCGAGGAAATGAAGATGTGGGAGACCTCGACCAAGTACAGCGGCGGCTACGGCGGCGGTTGGTACTCGGGCATGAAGTGGGCCGAGAAGAAGGAGGACGTCGAGAAGAAGATCGGCGACAAGAAGATCTCCTACTCGACCATCGGTCTCAACGTGTACGCCGACGGCGGTCTCAACATCAGCGCGGGCGACGAGTCCCAGCTCGGCGCCAAGCTGGGCGGCAAGGCCAAGTTCTCCCCCGACGTGACCATCACCAAGGACGACGTGAACGGCAACGAGTCGTACACGTACACCGCCAAGCTCGAACTCGAGGGCAAGGTCGGCGGCACGGCGGGCCCGCTCACCGGCACGGCCGGCGCGAAGGACACCCGCACCGGGGCGATCACCGTCACCCGTGACCAGAAGACCGGCAAGATCGTCCGTATCGACATGACGAAGACGGTCGAGACGGGCTCGACGTCCGACAAGGGCGAGGCCAAGGGCGACAACGGCAAGAAGGACGGCGACAAGCGCGGCGGCAAGGGCAGTGTCACCGACTCGTCCGGCGAAACCGGCATCGAGGTCCAGACGAACTCGATCATCTTCGGCAAGGACGACGACAAGGCCACCGAGGACAAGCGGGCCATCGCCGAGAAGTGGCTGGACGGCAGCGGCAACAACACCGCACCGTTCGAGTACATGTTCGGCGACAAGTCGCTGCAGCAGAAGCCCGACGGGACGGACCCCTTCGACCAGATGATGTTCCAGGACGGCCTGTCGAGCACCATGCAGTACCACGGCGAGACGGACGCCCAGGAGTTCGGCTTCGAGGTCTCGCTCGGCATGAGTCTCGGGTTCTCCATCTCGGACGAGCACAAGAAGGAGACACTGACGGACGCGCACTTCCTCGGAGCTCCGCAGGGCGACAAGCGCAGCTTCCTTCCGTACAGCTACTGCGCGAACTGAGCACCCCGCAGCACCGGCGGCACCACCCGGCACCACGCACGACGAGAGGCGATGAACGGACCATGGCAGCGGCAACGGCAAGGGCGGCAGTGAACAGGTCCCGGACGCTCGGCGCGGCTGTTGCCGCCGCCATCGGTCTCACCCTTCTCACCGGCTGCGGCTCCTCGGACGCGGGCGCCGTCCCGGCCGGCTGGGACAAGCTCGACACGAAGAGCCTGTCCGTCGGCTACCCGAAGGACAAGGGATACAAGGAGCAGTCCGCGGCCGACCGCAGCAAGAGCAACGCGGCCGTCGCGCTCAAGACGGAGGGCGGGCTGCGCACCGGCATGGTCTCGGTCCAGCTCGACTTCGCCACGGGCGTCGACGACGCGGGCGAGGCCGCCGCCGCGGCGGGCGCGGGCATCGGCCTCGGTGCGACCCGTAAGGCCACCTCCGATGTGCGGCTGGCGGGCGAGGAGAGCGCCCGGGACGCGCGTCGGATCGACTACGAGTTCACCTCGTCCGGCAAGGAGCAGACCCCGGCGAGCGGCACCCGGATGACAGGGGTCGTGGTGGCGGGGGTCGACTCGAAGGACGTACCGTTCGCCATCCGGATCAACGCGGTGAAGGGCTCGCTGAGCGCGAAGGATCTCGACGCTTTCGTCGGCTCGATCACCGTGAAGTAGCCCGTGGAGGACTGGCGTTCATGAATGTTCTGCCCGGCGGCACCGCGACCTTCCTGCTGCTGTTCGGCCTGTTCCTCGGTGCGTTCGCCGTGCGCTCGGCGCTGCGGCTGGGCCGGGTACTGAGCCTGATCCGGCACGGGGTACAGGTCGAGGGCCGGTGTGCGGAGCGCCGGGTCGTGGACCGGGGGGCGGACCGGGAGCGTGGGTACGCGACGGAGTACGTGTTCGCGTTCCGCACGCTCGACGGCCGCGACATGGAGTTCGTCGACCATGCGCCGGGCCCGTTCGGCTTCGAGGTCGGGGCACCGATCCGGGTCACGTACGATCCGGCGGACCCGGAGAAGCGCGCCACGGTGGCCGGGCCGCGGGCATGGGGGCCGGTGCTGATGCCCGCGGTGTTCGCGGCCGGTCTGACGGTGTTCTCGCTGGGCCTGCTGTACGCGTTCGTGGCGATGCGGGGCTGGGTCTGAGGGCTGCCGGCCGCCGCACCGGTGCGGCGGCCGGGTCCGAGGCCTGCACGGGCCCTTCGGGGCGCAGGCCGGACGGCCGCTACCGGCTGGGGACCTCGCTGCCGAACAGCATCCACGGCGACTGCTCGAACGACGCCACACCCGACAACTGCGGCTGCACCGCCGCCACCTCGTGCCGTACGGCCAGCGTGTCCGGCCAACTGTCGAAAAGTGTGGTGCCGTTGACGATGACCCCGTCCCAGTCGGTCGCCACCGATGCCCCCTCCCGGTCGACCACGAAGCCGATGCAGAGCACGGAGGCCCTGCCGATCGCCTCCCTGATCGCGCGGACGGCCAGCTCCTGATCGTCCTGGGACAGCCCATGGAGTCCGAATTCGAGAGCGACGACGCCATCCCTCGTACGACGGATGCGCGCGTACACCTCGGCGCCGCTCTTCACCCACAGCAGGAAGCTGATCTCGTCGAGCCGTTGCAGGCCCGCCACGGTCACCAGCTGCTCCCAGGTCACCCGCGCCTGGGTGGCCGGCGGTTCGGAGCCGGGACTGACCAGTGTGATGCGGCCGGTGGCGGGGTGGTCGAGCCGCAGCCCCGCCGCGCCGAGATCCCCGAGCAGCGACTCGGCATCGAGTCGGCTCCAGCCGAGATGGTACGAGTGGAAGAAACCGTCTTTCATCGACGCTTCACCTCATAAGAGTGTGGGGGCACCTCTTCGGATGTGCGTATGAGCACGTCGAATCACCGCTCGGCGGCGGCAAGTCTTCAGCTCACATTCGGTCGGTCACGAGCGTAATGAGCGCAGCCGACGGAGGCGTGGGCCCACGGGCCCAGGGACGGGCCCCAAAGCGCTCAGCTTGCCGATGCCCCGGGCTGACGGCCGATGAGGACCTGAACCGGCTCAGGCGACCGGCACGGCGGGGGCGGCGAAGAGCGAGGCGTCCCCGCCCTGGACCCTGTCCCGGACACCTGCGCTCGCCTCGTGCGGCACACCCAGCGGAACGGCACTGACCTCGGAGAGGCGGGTGTACTGCTCGGGCGTGAGGACGACGTCGAGGGCGCCCAGGTAGTCGTCGAGCTGGCTCACTGTGCGCGGGCCGACGATCGGGATCTGGGAGGTCGCCGCGCGTGCGGCCCGCTCGTTGATCCAGGCGACCGCGACCTGGGCCGGGGGCGCCCCGGTCTCCTCGGCGACGGCAATGACGGTGTCGACGATCGCGGCCTTCTGATCGCTGCTCTCGGTGTGCACCAGGGTCTTCAGATCGCTGAGCCGGCCTTCCGCGCTGCCGCGGTACTTGCCGGTCAGCAGCCCTCCGCCGAGCGGGGACCACAGGGCGGTGCCGAGCCCGAGGCTCTCGGCCATCGGCAGCAGCTCACGGTCGGCGGTCCGCTCGACCAGGCTGTACTCGACCTGGATTCCGGCGACGGGCGCCCAGTTCTTCAGGTCCGCCAGCGTCGCGGCGCGGGAGACTCGCCAGGCGGGGAAGTTGGACAGTGCCGCATGCAGGATCTTGCCCTGGCCGACGAGGTCGTCGAGGCCGCGCAGGATCTCCTCGACCGGCGTCAGGCCGTCGGGGAAGTGCACCCAGAGCAGGTCGATGTAGTCGGTGCCGAGGCGCCGCAGACTCGCCTCGACCGAGTGGCGCATGTTCTTCCGGCTGTTGCCGGTCCGCGACAGGCCCGGCTGCGGAGCGGCGCCGTTGGTGAACTTCGTGGCCAGGACGAAGTCCTCCCGGTCCGCGCCGAGGAACTGTCCCAGCAGCGTCTCCGACTCACCGAACTGGTAGTGGTCCGCCGTGTCGAGGAAGTTCCCGCCGGCCTCGGCGAACCGGTCGAACATGCGGCGCGCCTCGTCGGGCTCGGCCCCGGCGCCCCAGCCGGTGCCGAAATTGCCGGTACCCAGTGCGTACTGGGAGACGCGCAGCCCGGTACGGCGGCCGAAGGTCGTGTAGCGCATGGAGTTCTCCCTGGAAATCGAGTGCGTCCGCAGACCCCCCAAGCCGTCGGCGAGCAGTCGGCCGTGGACCACGACGGTGCTGTCGCCCGCACTCGACAGCGACCGCCCCGGGGCGTCGGCGCGTTCCGTCGCCGCTCTGCTGATCGACTACGCCGTCGGTGCCGCGGAACAGGAGCGGTCTCCTGGCACGGAGCAACCCGCAACCGGCTGCACACGGCTCCCGGGCGGTCTAGCCGATCGTGTCGAGCCTGGGCACGATGCGTGCGGCAAGCTGTTCGGTGAAACTGACCGGGTGCCGGTCCGGCAGCACCTGGACGGCGGTGATGCCGAGCTCCGCGTACTCCTCGACGTCGGCGAGGAACGCATCGGTCTCGTCCAGGACCGGCCTGTTGAACATGAGGGTCTTCTCGATGGAGTCGTAGTCGCGGCCCGCCGCCGCGCAGTGCACCCGCAGTACGTCGAGCTTGTGGGCCACCTCGTCCACATCGGTGGCGAACAGGTTGCACGCGTCCCCGTACCGGGCGACCAGCCGCAGCGTCTTCTTCTCGCCACCGCCGCCGATCATGATCGGCGGCCGCTCGCCGATGGGCTCCGGCATGCACAGCGTCTCGTCCAGCCGGTAGTGCCGCCCCTCGTACGGGCCGTTCTCCTCGCTCCACATCTGCAGACAGATCTGCAGCGTCTCCTCCAGCCGTTCGAACCGCTCCGCGACCGGGACGACCGGCACCCCGAGTCCGCGCTGCTCCCGCTCGTACCAGGAGGCGCCGAGACCCAGCACGGCCCGGCCGCCGGACAGCACGTCGAGGCTGGTGACGATCTTCGCCAGCAGGCCCGGATGGCGGTACATCACCCCCGTGACCATCAGGCCGAGTGTCATCCGCTGGGTCAGCGCCGCCACGAATCCGAGGGCCGTGTACCCCTCCAGCATCGGCTCGTCGGCCGTGCTCTGCGGGGTCTCCATCTGGAAGTAGTGGTCCATCACGGTGAACGAAGCGACCCCGCCCTGGTCGGCGATCCGCGCCGCCTCGGCGAGCGTGGGCGCGATGAGCGCGGGGTCGGCGGGTTGCGAGTAGTTCCAGTAGTGCAGGCCGAGCTTCACGTCCACTCCTCCGTGCCGGAACCTCTGCGACGACCCTGTGCAGTCCTTCGTCACGGTACGTGCGTCCGGGCAGGCAGGCACGGACAGTACGCCCGGCCGGGTGCCGGGGCCTCGGCGCGGCCCTGCTTCGGAACCCTTGCGGGAGTCGGCATGCTCCCCTGCATGCGGTAACCCGGCGCGCGCAGCGAACCTCCGCCCGGAAAGCTGTTGGGCGTACGCACCCCCACCGTCCCCACGGCGAAAGACAAAGAGGGTCTCCCTGTGCGTTTGTACCGAATGGCACTGTGGGTCACGGTCCCTTTGGCCGTTCCTCTCCTGGCGGCACCGGCCGGGGTGACGAGGGCCGGCAGCGGGACGATGCCGGAAAGCCCACCCTCGGCGCAGCGGACCGAAACCGTTCCGGAGCCGGCCGTCGATTCCACATGGCCGTACCCCACCCTCGGAGCGACGCCGGTGACATTCCCCCGTGCGGCGCTTCGGCCCGCCATCGTGTCGCGTGCGCAGTGGCGGGCCGACGAGACCCAGCGCGACGCCCATGCCCACTACACGGGAGGGGTGACAGCGATCTTCATCCACCACACCGACACCCCCAACGACTACAACTGCGCGGACGTCCCGCTCACCCTGCGCAACCTGTATGCGGGCCAGACCCACGACCGGAATTGGGGAGACCTCGGCTACAACTTCCTCGTCGACCGATGCGGCAACATCTACGAAGGCCGCGCCGGGGGTGTCGACCGCCCCGTCGTCGGCTCCCACACCCAGGGGTTCAACCGGGGCACCGCGGGGATCGCGGCGATCGGCACCTTCGGACGAGGGACGGCGGTGCCGGCCCCCATGGAGCACTCGATCGCGGCCCTCGCCGCCTGGAAACTCGGCCTGCGCGGTGTCGACCCCCGCAGCAAGGTGCGACTGACGTCCACCAATGACAAGAGCCGCTATGCCAAGGGCACTTCGGCCGAATTCAATGCCATCTCCGGCCATCGCGACGCCAATGAGACCGACTGCCCCGGGGATGCGCTGTTCGCCCGGCTCCCCGCGATCCGGGACATGGCCGCCGATCTCCAAGGCAGGTCTGCAGGAGCATTCTCCGGTATCGGCGTCCCGGTGACCTTGCAGAGCCTCCACCAGGGCGGCAACTGACGCCGGTCATCGGTCGGCACGCCTACGGACGCCGGCGGCGCGGCCCTCACCCGTTCGGGGCCACCGGCGGTGCGAACGGGTTCCTCCGTGTGCGTGGACGTCGGGGTCTGCACACGCTGAAAGGTGCTGCAGCCGGTGATCCACGATGAGGGACGATGATCGTATCGGTGGTGTCGATGCCGGAAGGCATCGTTACTCGTACACACGTGTCGGAGGCACGTGAGCGTCTCGCGGCATCCCGTTTTCTGATCGTGGACATCGAGCTGCCCGAGGAGGCACCGCCCGACGAACAGCCGGTCGCCCACCAGCTCGGTCTGGAAGCCGAGGACCTGGCGTGGCTCGGCAGGGAGGGCGAAGCCGTGCGTGCCGAGTTCCTCGGAGAGAGCGCCGGGTTCGTCGTACCGGTCGTCGAGGCAGGCCAGGTCACTCATATCCACGCCTTCGTGACCGAACGGTACCTGGTCACAGCTCACCGAGGGCCGGTCGAACCGATCGGAAGCCTCACCGCCCGGTTGCCGCACGAAAGGCCCTCCGACACCGTGGCCACGCTGTTCCTGCTGCTGGAAGAGGCCCTGGAGACCTTTCGCCACTCAGCCGTGCAGGCTCTGCTGGAGGTGGAGGACCTCGAGGACGAGATGTTCCAGCGACGCCGGCCCCAGCAGGTCTATCGTCTGGCACGGCTACGACGGCGCGCGGCCCTCCTGCACCACTCGCTCCTGCCCTACCTGGAGGCGACGGACGAGACCTTGACGCGGAGGATGATGAGCGGCAGCTTCCCGGAGGAGCGGCAGAGGCTCGCCCGCTCGTACCAACGCGCTGCGAGGTCGGTGCTCACGGACATCGCGTCTCTCCAGGACGCCTCCCGGCGAGCCTTCGTCAGCTACTCCTCCCTCGTGTCCGGCGAGCAGAACGGCGTGATCAACCGGCTGGCCATCGTGTCGACGATCTTCCTGCCGCTGACGTTCCTGACCGGATTCTTCGGCATGAACTTCACGTACATGACCGATGAGTTGGAGAGCACGACCGTCTTCTGGCTGCTGGCTGTGGGGCTGCAGGCGATCGTCCTGTCCATCGCCCTCTACGTGCTGCACCGCACCCGCCTCTGGCGGAAGCTGCGCGACGACGGTCCCGATGACCTGTGAGCCCACGCACGCTCGACATCGCCGGTTCCTCTTCCGGCCCTTGCTCTTGGCCATCACCCTCCGCCGGAGGTCAGGCCGCAGTCGTGATGTTCTGCTGTTGTTGTTCGAAGGAGCTCATCGTGCGCGTGAAGTCCCGGGTGGACAACAGCAGCTTGTAGACGATGGCCAGTTCGAAGACCAGCAGCAGTGCCGCGCTGACGACAGTGGCACCGATGACCTGGTCCAGGAGCGGGCCGATGATGAACACGCTCATCTGAAACTCGATGCCACTGATCAGATGGGTGCGGATGCGGTGACGCAGCATGAACGAGCGGAACCGCAGGTAGCCGGGGAAGCGGTGACGGAACTCCTGTTGCAGATCGATCACTTGCCCTCGGGAGGCGGCGAGTGTCACTGGACCGGAGGGCGCCTCTTCCCGCGCAGGGAGGCTGGTTGCATCGTGCTCGATGTCGGCTTCGGGGTTGTCCCGAAGCAGGTCCTCCATGAAGGCGAGCTCCGCCTGGTTCTCGGCTCGACGGGCTGACCGGATGCGCGACTTGATCTGCTTGCGCATCGTGTGCCGGGTCTTGAAGATCTCCAGCGAGTTGATGTACCGCAGGCCGTCCAGGAAGACGACCACGGCAGCGAGCCAGACATAGATCATCTCACCGGTGCGGGAGTACTGGCCGGCCATGAGGGCGATGGCGCACGCCATGACCCGTATCCGGTCGAAGATGTAGTCCAGCCAGGCGCCGAACACAGACCCCTGACCGGTGAGACGGGCGACCTTGCCGTCCATGCAGTCAAGGATGAAGCTCAGGTGGTAGACCAGCGCGCCGGCGATCAACCAGTACCAGTCGCCCTTGGCGAAGCAGGCGGCGGCAACCAGCCCCAGGACCAGCGCGCCCCAGGTGATCTGGTTGGGAGTAATACGGGTGCGCCTGGCAACGAACCGCACCAGGGGTGTGGCTACGGGGTCGACCAGGAGCACGGTCCACCATGCATCGCGCTTCTTCTGCGTAATGCGACGCACCTCGGCGAGGGGCGGTATGTCTCGACGCATGGAATAACTTCCTGAAGTTCTACTGACGTTCACCTGAACTTAAGAAGGGGATGATCCAGATACAAGGCTCCACCGGTGCAACCTTTACCCGCCGGTAGGAGTCATGGAGCCTTTCCGGCGTGCCTGCTCACGTACGACCGCGGCCCGGCGAGGCCTCCGTCACCTGGGCAGCCGGGCCCATGACCTGATGCCCGCATGCGGCGGCAGCGCGTCGCAGACGCCCCACTCCCCGCCCCAGTCGTCCACGACGGAATCCAGCAGCCACAGGGCACTCCGGCGTCGCTCCGCACAGAGGGCGACGGTATCGGGATCGGCGTGGCGCGGGTGCTGGTCCCAGACGGCCAGTCGAAGTGCGTTGTCGCGGTGCCGCGCGGAGACGTACAGATCGTGGCCCGGGGTCATCATGCCGGCGACACCCACGAGCTCACCCATCACGAGCGCGGTCGGCCAGGTGTACGGAGTGAGCCCGTACGCGCGCAGCGAGGCCGTGACGGCATTGCGTCCGATCGCCGCGCTGCGCGGGTCGCCGGGGAGAGTGAGACTGAGCGCCGGCCCACGATCGGCGATGCGGCGGCTGGGTTGCGGGTACGCGTACGGGTCGGGTGCGGGCTCCTCGGCGGCTGCCGGACAGAGCGCGGCGCACGGAGATTTCGGCATGACTGACTCCCCTTTTGTACAGGTGGCGAGTTGGC harbors:
- a CDS encoding polymorphic toxin-type HINT domain-containing protein, with protein sequence MSHLGELRRRIRRWSQGSRPRTDVRLLGLRRRRDRGQGALEYLGLVLVVVAIVGALVATGIGAELTVKIGAQVCRIGGGGNCGGDGNTEARDGGSGKPGTGDPASDRNDDGTPRTPAQVDYDKALKELQDAQKEETSNSDKAKEAAKELAKILADELGITDALNCITKGDMGACTETLINVLLSLIGGAVGKLGAKYGAPWKWKKAYKLIKSLKKHGGDLYDALKGLVKNRKKVKEAEKKLEDARKKLDDAKRDPPKKDDKPDEKKPDENPNCKVKHSFLPGTQVLLADGRSVPIESVRTGDRVRATDPYSDRTQGRRVERTITTYDDKDFTRLTFRTTGGPAVITATGTHPFWAVGRRQWVDADDITPGTELRTADGSVLAVSAVVRYTQRQTTYDLTVNGIHTYYVLAGGAPVLVHNNSWCTDEERLEDADDIAKGHADSKHAGDFPGLSTDDLAELAKDVIKNPSRTKDLGSGRKAFLGKDGTTIVIHDPMSPDGGTIFRRDPAKLEEYWEGLN
- a CDS encoding DUF3592 domain-containing protein translates to MNVLPGGTATFLLLFGLFLGAFAVRSALRLGRVLSLIRHGVQVEGRCAERRVVDRGADRERGYATEYVFAFRTLDGRDMEFVDHAPGPFGFEVGAPIRVTYDPADPEKRATVAGPRAWGPVLMPAVFAAGLTVFSLGLLYAFVAMRGWV
- a CDS encoding aldo/keto reductase; this encodes MRYTTFGRRTGLRVSQYALGTGNFGTGWGAGAEPDEARRMFDRFAEAGGNFLDTADHYQFGESETLLGQFLGADREDFVLATKFTNGAAPQPGLSRTGNSRKNMRHSVEASLRRLGTDYIDLLWVHFPDGLTPVEEILRGLDDLVGQGKILHAALSNFPAWRVSRAATLADLKNWAPVAGIQVEYSLVERTADRELLPMAESLGLGTALWSPLGGGLLTGKYRGSAEGRLSDLKTLVHTESSDQKAAIVDTVIAVAEETGAPPAQVAVAWINERAARAATSQIPIVGPRTVSQLDDYLGALDVVLTPEQYTRLSEVSAVPLGVPHEASAGVRDRVQGGDASLFAAPAVPVA
- a CDS encoding LLM class F420-dependent oxidoreductase yields the protein MKLGLHYWNYSQPADPALIAPTLAEAARIADQGGVASFTVMDHYFQMETPQSTADEPMLEGYTALGFVAALTQRMTLGLMVTGVMYRHPGLLAKIVTSLDVLSGGRAVLGLGASWYEREQRGLGVPVVPVAERFERLEETLQICLQMWSEENGPYEGRHYRLDETLCMPEPIGERPPIMIGGGGEKKTLRLVARYGDACNLFATDVDEVAHKLDVLRVHCAAAGRDYDSIEKTLMFNRPVLDETDAFLADVEEYAELGITAVQVLPDRHPVSFTEQLAARIVPRLDTIG
- a CDS encoding peptidoglycan recognition protein family protein, with product MTFPRAALRPAIVSRAQWRADETQRDAHAHYTGGVTAIFIHHTDTPNDYNCADVPLTLRNLYAGQTHDRNWGDLGYNFLVDRCGNIYEGRAGGVDRPVVGSHTQGFNRGTAGIAAIGTFGRGTAVPAPMEHSIAALAAWKLGLRGVDPRSKVRLTSTNDKSRYAKGTSAEFNAISGHRDANETDCPGDALFARLPAIRDMAADLQGRSAGAFSGIGVPVTLQSLHQGGN
- a CDS encoding CorA family divalent cation transporter, whose amino-acid sequence is MSEARERLAASRFLIVDIELPEEAPPDEQPVAHQLGLEAEDLAWLGREGEAVRAEFLGESAGFVVPVVEAGQVTHIHAFVTERYLVTAHRGPVEPIGSLTARLPHERPSDTVATLFLLLEEALETFRHSAVQALLEVEDLEDEMFQRRRPQQVYRLARLRRRAALLHHSLLPYLEATDETLTRRMMSGSFPEERQRLARSYQRAARSVLTDIASLQDASRRAFVSYSSLVSGEQNGVINRLAIVSTIFLPLTFLTGFFGMNFTYMTDELESTTVFWLLAVGLQAIVLSIALYVLHRTRLWRKLRDDGPDDL
- a CDS encoding CDP-alcohol phosphatidyltransferase family protein, with product MRRDIPPLAEVRRITQKKRDAWWTVLLVDPVATPLVRFVARRTRITPNQITWGALVLGLVAAACFAKGDWYWLIAGALVYHLSFILDCMDGKVARLTGQGSVFGAWLDYIFDRIRVMACAIALMAGQYSRTGEMIYVWLAAVVVFLDGLRYINSLEIFKTRHTMRKQIKSRIRSARRAENQAELAFMEDLLRDNPEADIEHDATSLPAREEAPSGPVTLAASRGQVIDLQQEFRHRFPGYLRFRSFMLRHRIRTHLISGIEFQMSVFIIGPLLDQVIGATVVSAALLLVFELAIVYKLLLSTRDFTRTMSSFEQQQQNITTAA
- a CDS encoding ATP-binding protein, which encodes MPKSPCAALCPAAAEEPAPDPYAYPQPSRRIADRGPALSLTLPGDPRSAAIGRNAVTASLRAYGLTPYTWPTALVMGELVGVAGMMTPGHDLYVSARHRDNALRLAVWDQHPRHADPDTVALCAERRRSALWLLDSVVDDWGGEWGVCDALPPHAGIRSWARLPR